GCAATGATTTACAAATCCCTTATGACCTACATTCAACTGaaaatggttttaaaacatCTAATCAAACTGGAAAACcttgttattttgtaaatatatacacttgTTATAAATTTGATAagttatgtgtttatttatgttttacagagcATGCCAACTTGTTTTGGAATCAGAGTATTTGAATGCAGAGTTCACAGCAAATGcatcaaaaaaagttgcaagtacATAATAACTGCATGCAAAAAATGATAGTGAATGTATAGTGTAATTGGGGAACAGGCTGAGTGGAGAGTCATGCAGTGCAGTAAGTTTAAAGTTCCCTGCAGATGAAAGACACATTCCTACTCTGCATGTCGCTGTGTTCCTCAGACAGATTCCCAGCTGGGACCTGCTCTAATCTCCTGGCAACAATATTGACATAGAAATAGAAACTCTGACGAGTACTGGACTCTAGCTGTCTGCCTGTAAGTACTCCCTTCACATACATCTGGTGCTTGGAGTTCCTCTACACACTGTGTAGATTAGATACATGGGGATACTGCTGCTAAAGCTTAATCTTGACATTTAAAGTTAACAGTtctacattttgggaaatattatGAGATGCTATTTTACCCAGACTTGAATGTTAATGGTTGTCCGTTTCATCAGGACATGTTTATCCTAGGTCCTGATAAACCTGATccatcaaaaatgaaaaaagtctcAAAGTAGTGAGGCGCAAATTGTAAGGTTAATGGCACTACAGGAAAAGCCAAATTGTCACTTAAATTAAAGGATTTTATCCCTCTGGGATCAAAAATTCAGAGGTGGACTTAAATCACATTACATGAGCTCAGACTCATTAAGTGGTTACTTTTTGTtgcaataatataaaaaaaaaactttcaaggACCACAAATGATTTATTGTTGAAACATGATTGGTGTGGAGGCTGGGaagttgcatcttttttttgctttgcgTCGTCTGTGTTGTGGGGAAGCTTTGGTAGGGAGTCCACAGTAGCACCCGGGCACAACAGATCTCCTTCAGATCCATGAAGAAGGGGACAGAGAGGAATAGACAGGAGGAGAAAGGCAGGAAGGCGGGAGGGAAGCAGAATGAAAGAacaaaagaggagaagagggcTAGGTGAGTATATGATGGAATGGTGGAAGTGACGCACTTGGGGTGTGGTTCTGCTCCATTATTTCTGCTATGTAGCTTCAAttcactttaaatgaattaatgatgAAAAATGCAACTTTTTCGATTTGCATTAGCTTTGTTGTGGGGAATCTTTAGTAGGGAGTCagccatatcacccagccacGACGGAACCCCCAAACCCCCACTTATTTAAGGAACGAAGAAGTGGTTCTGAGACCTTGAAGATTCAAGCAGATGTTTTGGTGATACACTTGGTAGGACCAACAGATTGTATTCAATGTTTGGGGACGCTGTTGAAGGAAGCTGAAGTGATACTTTACCATGGTGTTATCTAGTTTGCTTTGAAAAGAATATCATGGTGTTGTCTGAGAAATACGACACCGTTGGTCAAAGTGAAGAGTTGAAGGAGGGAATTTTGAGAAAGTGACAATTGCAAGAAAGAACGTAACCTCTTAGTGAAAGAGATGTGAGGACTGTTGTAACCAGAGCAGACAATGTGGAAGCTTATAGCAAATATACGATATAACGCATTAAAGAATATGAGCTGCCTCTTGGAATAGAAAACGTCAGAGATTTAAGAGAAGAAGCGAGTGCCACAATGGTAGACTTtgattgtatgtatgtttttatagcCATCTCGGAATTGGATTAGGCAACAAAATGGGTCATGGAGACATGACAAATGACAGTTAGACAGTCATGCTGTAATGTTTTGATAGCCATCTTGGAATCAGATTTAGTAACAGGTCTTGTGATGgaaccaaatgaaacaatgagGCTATTATGTTGTGCTGTATGTTTTAATAGACATATAAGAATGGGAAAAAGGCAACAAAACAGGTCATGATGACGAGATCAAACAATGAAGCAGTTTTGTTGTATTAGTTGTTAAGGTAGTGAAACTCTTCCAAGCTGACCAGTACTACAACAAAGTTGAGGGGGAGTGACTATTGACAATGGAGCTCTGGAGTCAACAATCAGAGATGCTAGGGAAAGATATACAGGTTAAATGTCTGTCGAATTTGGAAGACCTGGTGTTAGGTTGGTGTTTGGGAGAGGGACAAAGCTCCTGAACTTAGCCTACATTTAGCTCTAGGTGCTATCCAACTGCAAATCATCTTCTATTATAGAAATCCCCCCCAAAAACAGCAGAATGAGCAACATCTGCGTGAGTCCATTGTCTGTCATAGAAGATGGCGATCGCCTTGTGGTTTGGTGATCAGGTGTGTCTAAGATGAACTTGACACCACTTGAACTGTCAAGAGAGAACGAATTGAAGAGTGATGGGACCGAAAAAGCGATTTGTAGATTGACGTGATACGAGGTGCAAGATTGTAATTACGCTAATCCTTTTGCATTGAAGAACGATTCCAGGTTTTGAAGTTTTGACCAACGTAATTATGTTGATAAGTTTGCATAGAAGAACTTCCCGATCCCGATGCCAGGAGGCTCAGTTAGAGGGAGCTGCTGCGATTGCTGGAAGTGGGctgcagcagggggcgctggcATCCCAAACCAAGAACCCCAGTAGGGGTAAGTTACTGCAGTTGCAAAAAGTAGGCTGTGGGGGTCTCTGGGACTCAAGACTGATGGGAGGGACAAAGTGGTTGGAAGATTGACATAATAGGGAATGCAAGATCTGTATAGACTGTTAAGAAATGGATAGGAGATGAAAATATTAGTATGATGAATGGGTTGATTCGCTGTAGACAGGGTAAGGTTGCTGGCTGAGCTAGACTGGGTTGAAAGCCAAAGACTTGCTGTGGGTCAGCTGGGTGTTTGCATCTCACTGACAATGACTTCAAATGACAGCAATGGCTCTAGCTAACATAAACTGCAGGGACTGGTGAAttggacacacacaaaaaactggCATCCACAAGCTATGGTGAGCTGTTACAGATACTAAGAGTCAGGAGCCAGGTTCTCCTGCTAAGGCTGGCTGATTTTTCTGCTGGAGGTGATTGCAGTTGACGTTTTTTGTCCGTGATGGGCTGCTGGTGCTTAGTGATGAGAAGACCGGTTCTTCTAAGTAACTCGGTTTATGTCCTTCACTCACAACTGACTAACCATTTCATGGAAGAGTACGTCTGAGTCATGCTGAACATGAGCCGTGTTGAACGAAGGCTGTGCTGAACCAGACTTTCATAGTGAATATGCTGATTGAGTGGAAAAAGAGCTGTTCGTGCTGAAATAGGGTCATTCGTGCTGAACTAGAATTGTTCGGGCTGAACTACAATCATGCTGATCTAGTCCGTGATACTGAACAAGAGTCATGCTAAACATGAGTCCTGCAGAGAGTTATGCTGAATTACAGTTATGCTGGATGAGAGTTGCACTGAACTGGAGTTGCACTGAATGACAGTCATGCTGAGGGACATGCTGAAGCAAGGCCCATTTGTGCTAGTTGAGAATTGTGCGTAACACGAATTGTGTTGAATAACGGCTAAACGAGAGCCATGTTGAATGGaattttttcatgctgaatgagAGTCAGGCTTAATAAGACTGGGGCATGTTGAATAAGAGCTGTTAATTCTAAACTAAAGTCGTTCATGCTGAACTAGAGTCGAATTAATCTAGTTGTTGACTCTGAATGAGAGTCGTGCTGACTTAGTCATTTAAGGTGAACAAGAATCGTGCAAGAGTTACGTTGAATGAGAGTCGGGTTGAATGAGAGTTGCGGGGAACTGGAGTTCTAGTGAATGTCATACTGAGAGTTGTGCCGAATTAGTGCCATTTGTGCTGATTTAAAGTTATGGGGAACAAGAATTGTTTTGAATTAATTGTTCATGCTGAACAAGTGTTGGGCTAATCTAGTTGCACTCtgcacaataaaaacataaaaccagaTCAATATGGTTCCAGCAGGCAACATTAGAGCTATTTGTTAAGCAGTTGACCTGCAGTTACTTATATTATCTAAAAAGTCCTGTCCTCATTTCCAGGTTTGAGGTTTAAAGCTCCACAACTGtgaacaaactaactaactagaTACAAAATGTCAATCAGACAGCTATGGAATTGTTTGAAATGTCACTTCAGGCATTgttaggcaagtttttccacagagAGATGAATGTGATATTGATATTGAATGATTGAGTATTATGAATAATCCCTGGGTGTCTTTTCATTTTAGGATCATTCTGACTCAACCTGCTTGAGATCCTGCTGCAACCATGACAACCAAATCAAACAGCAGCGTTCTGGCTGGCAAggcttcctcctctcctctcttgtctTCTCCACCCCGCCAGCGGCTGGTGACCAAAGACGGACACTGTGCCCTTCGTCCACCTTTGTACTCCTCGGGCTCATGGCGCGGGTCCTTGGGCAGAGCCTGGTTGCTGGCCCTGCAGGACCTGTGGGGACTGTTGGTGGGTCTACGCTGGAGATGGGTCCTGCTGGCCTTCTGCGTCTCCTTCCTGGCCCACTGGCTGCTGTTTGCCTGCCTGTGGTACTTACTGGCTCACCTCAATGGAGACCTGGCTGTGCAGGACCATGACGCCCCCCCACAGGGGCATGTGGTTTGTGTGAAGCACATAACCAGCTTCACTGCTGCCTTTTCCTTCTCTCTGGAAACACAGCTGACCATTGGCTATGGCACCATGTTCCCAAGTGGGGACTGTCCAAGTGCCATAGCACTGCTGGCAGTGCAGATGCTGCTGGGGCTAATGCTGGAAGCATTCATCACAGGTACAACTCTGCTGCTCTTAAAGCCTTCTCCCCAAACTGAATTCTGAGGtcacattttttcacttttatgtttAATGCACACTTTGGGCACAACTTGAGCCAAAACTAAAGCTAATTACtgtactgaacaaaaaaaaagtggaggttgttttatattcaaagaacatacatatatatattcacaaaagCGGGTGTTTAAGTGTTGTTTAACCTCAACCAAACCTTAGATTACCTCAATAATTAATCTCAACCAAACTTTCCTGATCTTTATCTCCTAAACACCTTGTCATGATGACCTAAAAGCTTTGGTAAACATTATAGGGGAAACACTTCTGGGAGAGGAAACCAGGAATCCATTTAGGATCATTCTTGTGTAATGGAGTTGGCCAATTCCATTAAGAGAGTGTGGGTTTTGTGTAACCCTAGAATTGTCAAATTTAGTTGGCAATGTATGAAGCACTGAACCACTTTGAAGCTGAAAATACTTTGTTTGAAAGCTTTTGATGCTGACAAAATATGACATCTGCTGGTCAACCCAGGGTATTGGATTTATCAGAAATAATTCAAGACCATCTCTTTGTTGGTATGTTTGACAGTACATACTGAAtgacaatattaaatatttaatggaaATTTCAGCAGTTTATGTTTGTATGGGTAGTCGCACAGCGTGTTTCACGCTGAACCCGACACTGGCATTACATGTTGAGAGTAATGACTTCCACTCCTCACTAATTGGTTTGGGATGGTGCTAATGGCGGACCCACCAGGCAAGTGTGTAGGGAGAAGGAGTAGGTGGTAGTCTAAGAAGTTTAAGCCTGACTTGTAGCCCAAATTGACCCCTtaaatgaatcacatttttaaccTAGTCACTTCCAAATGACAGCTCAACACCTACCCACCTGGACCTATCCATTCGGGTGGGGTCATGAagcaaacagtaaataaaaattaaagatatatctaaaaaatgtataaagaacaatatTATCAATTGCATTGCTTTCTTTCTATTCATTTCAAGCCTATAGAATGTGTTGTTGGAAAACCTGTGCTGCTATTGTCAGAGCCTTAATTATTTTTGCtgcactgattttttttgcatggcAGCATGAAACATCTTCTCATCATATTATATTGTCTTAACCTTCAGGTGCATTTGTAGCCAAGATTGCACGTCCCCAGAAGC
This is a stretch of genomic DNA from Centropristis striata isolate RG_2023a ecotype Rhode Island chromosome 4, C.striata_1.0, whole genome shotgun sequence. It encodes these proteins:
- the kcnj13 gene encoding inward rectifier potassium channel 13 — its product is MTTKSNSSVLAGKASSSPLLSSPPRQRLVTKDGHCALRPPLYSSGSWRGSLGRAWLLALQDLWGLLVGLRWRWVLLAFCVSFLAHWLLFACLWYLLAHLNGDLAVQDHDAPPQGHVVCVKHITSFTAAFSFSLETQLTIGYGTMFPSGDCPSAIALLAVQMLLGLMLEAFITGAFVAKIARPQKRAGAIQLSPQAVVGQHQGQTCLMLRATNLLQRPLVDVKVSAVLYEEHEGQALHQTSLDFHLDHLGQQPCPFFIFPLTFYHPLDRQSPLYPALCEGTSNHFELVVFLSALQEGTGDSCQKRTSYLRQEIQFDRCFVPALGLDARGRYMVSTQHFDTAHSMVPLNKDCVVQINGDGNDRME